In Halosolutus amylolyticus, the genomic window ACCGCCGATCCTGACGGCGCTCAGCACCGCCGCGGGCTTCGCCGTGGGCGTCTACGACGCCCGGGCCAAAACCCGAACGCGGGAACTCGAGCGCCGAAACCGGCAGCTCGAACGAACCCAGACGGAACTCGAAGAGACGATCCAGCGACTCGAGGAGGCCAACACCATGCTCGGGGAGTCGAACGAACGCCTCGATCGCTACCGCCAGTACACCGATCACGTGCTGGACGCCATCCACGACGTCTTTTACGTGCTCGAAGCGGACGGCTCCCTCGAGCGGTGGAACCGGAGTCTCTGCGAGGTCACCGGCTACTCGAACGCGGACGTGGCGACGATGAACGCGGTGGAATTCGTCGCAGAGGACGATCGGGACCTGATCGCGAACGCGATCGCGGACGGGTTCGAAACCGGGAGTATCCAGGTCGAGGCGTCCCTGCTCACGAAGGAGGGCGATCGCATTCCCTACGAGTTCGCCGCGTCGACGCTCGAGACGCCCGACGGCGATCGGGTGCTGGCGGGCGTCGGCCGCGACATCTCCGACCGCAAGGAGCGCGAACGAGTGCTCGAACACCGGGCCCGCCAACAACAGGTCGTGGCCGACCTCGGGCAGTTCGCCCTCGAGACCGACGACATCGACGAACTCATGCGCGAAGCGACGCGACAGGTGGCGGCCGTTCTCGACACCGACTACTGCAAAGTGCTCGACCTCGACGAGCGCGGCGATGCCCTCCTGCTTCGCCAGGGCGTCGGGTGGCAGGACGGCCTCGTCGGAACGGAGACGGTGTCCGCCGACGAAGCCGACTCCCAGGCCGCCTACACCCTGGCGAACGACCACCCGATCGTGGTCGAGGACCTCGAGACCGAGACGCGGTTCGGCGGCCCCGAACTGCTGACGAATCACGACGTCCGTAGCGGTATCAGTACCGTCATCGGCCCGTTCGACGAGCCGTGGGGGATCCTGGGGGTTCACGACACCGATAGCCGATCGTTCACCGACGAGGACGTCACGTTCGTCCAGAGCGTCGCCAACGTCCTCGCCGAGGCGATCGAGCGCCAGCAGTACCGGACGGAACTCGAGGAACTGATCGCCGACCTCGAGGTGTCCAACGAGCGCCTGGAGCAGTTCGCCTACGCGGCCTCGCACGACCTGCAGGAGCCGCTTCGAATGGTGTCGACGTACCTGCAACTGATCGAGCGCCGGTACGGTGACGAACTCGACGACGAGGGCACGGAGTTCCTCGAGTACGCCGTCGACGGCGCCGATCGAATGCGCGATATGATCGAGGGGTTGCTCCAGTACTCGCGCGTCGAGACGCGGGGCGACGCGTTCGAGCCCGTCGACATGGACGCCGTCCTCGAAAACGTCCGCGAGAACCTCCAGGTAACAATCGATCGGACTGACGCCGAGATCACGGCCGAGTCGCTCCCGCGGGTCGTGGGCGATGCGGGGCAGCTACAGCAGGTGCTCCAGAACCTCCTGTCCAACGCGATCGAGTACAGCGGGCCGGAGTCGCCACGAATACACGTCGGCGCCGAACGAAACGGAACGCAGTGGACCGTCTCCGTCGCCGACGATGGGATCGGCATCGACCCGGCCGACCAGGAGCGCATCTTCGAGGTGTTCCAGCGACTCCACAGCCGCGAGACCCACGCCGGCACTGGCATCGGTCTCGCACTCTGTGAACGGATCGTCGAACGCCACGGCGGGGAGATCTGGGTCGAATCGGACCCCGGCGAAGGGGCGACCTTCTCGTTCACGGTGCCCGCAGTCGAACCGGAGTCGACGAGGGAGCGACGGGGCGAGCGCGGCGACGAGACCGACATTCGCGACTCTCCCGTCGGTGAACGTCGACAGTAATCGCGATCGCGACCGGTCGAACCGCCCGGATTCGGCGACCTACCGCGAGAAGAGTCCGAGGAGTCGGCCCAGGAACCCGGTCGACTCGTCCTCGCCGGACGGGTCGTCGTCCTTTGCTTCGGAGTCGTCCGAGTCGCCGTCGGGATCGATCGACCCCGCGAGCGGGCCGGCGTCGTCCCCGAGGTCGTCGGCCCCACCGCCGGAGCCGGTCGAGGTCCCCGTCTCCGCTAGGTCGTCCATCGTGAGTTCCACGTCGTCGATCGCCGGCGTCGACTCGCGACCCTCGCCCGCCTCCGCGGCGCGGACGTCCGCACCGGTGACGGTCCCGCGCTCGACTCGATCGGCGAGGTCCGCGAGCGGGTCCTCGGCGGCGTCTGCGGCCGGCTCGTCGGGGTCGTCGATCGAATCGTCGGATTCGTCAGTCGGACCGTCACTCGAGTCGTCCGTCTCGATCGTGTCGTCGACGTCCTCATCGACCGCTGCCGCATCGTCCCGGGCTTCGGTAGCGTCCTCGACCGACGACTCGTCCGGCGTGGACTCGACGTAGTCGCCCTCCAGTCGCGTCCTGGTGGCCGCATCGTCGCTCTCGGTGGCGTCCGTCGGGTTCGTCGCGTCGGTCTCGTTCAGGGAGTCGAGGATGTCGTCGACGCTCTTCTCGGAGACCACACGCTGCGGTCCCCCGCCCGGTTCGGAACTGTCCCCCTCGTCGGCCGACGACTCCGACTCGCGTCCGGACTCGGCCGCGGATGATCGTCCGTCACTCATTGTCGTGGTGTGTCGACCGCGTGATCATAACGTTTCCCCTGCGGAGTCTGTTCAATTACCGAACGTGACCCATCCCCGCCCGATCGTGTGGGCACGGTCCGATCGAACGTCGGTCGCGGGACCCGGCGATCGGCGGCGGACCGGGGTCGGGAGGCGACCCCTGCGACGTGGCGATCAGTCGCCGGCGACGGAGTCCGCGGTCCGTTCTTCGGCGAGGGCGGGTCGCGAGAGGACGACGTTGATGACCGCGCCGAGGAGGATGAGGATGCCGGCGAAGTAGAGCCAGGTGACGAAGAGGAGGACGACGCCGACGGCCCCGTAGGCCGCGTACTGGCCCGCGTTGGCCGCGTAGAGCTGGAACCCGGCCTGGAGGATCGTCCAGCCGACGGCGGCGAAGAACGCACCGGGGAGGATCTCGCTCACTGCGACCGGGATCGGCGGGAGCACGTAGTAGATCGGCAGGAAGACGAGCACGAGGCCGACGAGCAGCGTGAGCCAGCTCAGCGCACCCGCGAAGGGGATCGTATCGGCGGCGAAGCCGATGATCGTGCCGAGGACGACCATCAGCACGAGCGCGCCGGCACCCGCGACGATGACCGCAAGTCCGTCGCGGATCTCGTCGACCAGCGAATCCTCGGCGACTTCGTCGTAGACCTTGTCGAACGCGAGGCTGAGTCCGCGAAAGACCTTCAGCGCACCCCACGAGGAGACGAGCAGTGCGACGACGGTCGCCTCGGTACGCCCGGATTCCGTCGTGAGCGCGTCGGTGACGAGTTCCTGCCCGGCCGGGGGGAGGAAGTCGCCGGCGACCACGACGAGTCGTTCGGCGGTCGCTTCGCCGCCGAGCAGAGAGCCGACGACGAGCGCGAGAAGCACCATCGGGATCAACGAGACGAACGCGTAGTAGGCGAACCCGGCCGCCAGGAACGTAATGTCGCGATCGCTCGCCGTCCTGTAGATCGCGGTGAGCGTCTCCGGAACCTCCATAGGAGCGCTACGGTCTCCACCGCCAAGAACCTGAAACATCGTCGCACTGCGTGGGAGTTGCGACGCCACGGGCATCGCGGTGACGGTCGTCGGGCGGGGCTACCACTCGTGACAGAAGTTCTGGCTCGCGTAGACGGCCCCGTCGTCCGCGACGTAGACCCCGACGCCGGCTCGATCCCAGCCGTACGAGTCGTGTTCTTCGAGGATCGCCGCCCGGTGGTCCGTGGAGTTCATCCACTGGTCGACCAGTCCGGTCGCGACGGCTTCGGCGGTCTCGTACTCCGTGACGTCGTCTTCGTCGCCGGGTCGTTCGACGGGCCGATCGAGCCACGTCAGGGCGATGTTCTCGCCGTAGCCCTGGCAGTAGTCGTCGACGGCGGTGAACCGATCGTAGGGGCCCTCCCCGTCCGGGTTCGTGTGCGAGAAGTACTCTCGATCGGCCATGTCCCCGCTGTGGGCGCGCGAGACGGAGGCGACGGTGCCGTCCCACTCGAGGGGGTCGAGGCCGTGTTCGGCGCGTCGATCGTTCACTTCGGCGTGGACGAAG contains:
- a CDS encoding CAP domain-containing protein yields the protein MAGRHTAPSDGDDRDDRALLGSVVRFLVAVLLLCAIVLGSFLIAPQFVDDVEIGDVEIDSRSNPSSEPPPAGERNPDVTDPADPGVSTYDTDVETVSSDTVEDFVHAEVNDRRAEHGLDPLEWDGTVASVSRAHSGDMADREYFSHTNPDGEGPYDRFTAVDDYCQGYGENIALTWLDRPVERPGDEDDVTEYETAEAVATGLVDQWMNSTDHRAAILEEHDSYGWDRAGVGVYVADDGAVYASQNFCHEW
- a CDS encoding YihY/virulence factor BrkB family protein is translated as MEVPETLTAIYRTASDRDITFLAAGFAYYAFVSLIPMVLLALVVGSLLGGEATAERLVVVAGDFLPPAGQELVTDALTTESGRTEATVVALLVSSWGALKVFRGLSLAFDKVYDEVAEDSLVDEIRDGLAVIVAGAGALVLMVVLGTIIGFAADTIPFAGALSWLTLLVGLVLVFLPIYYVLPPIPVAVSEILPGAFFAAVGWTILQAGFQLYAANAGQYAAYGAVGVVLLFVTWLYFAGILILLGAVINVVLSRPALAEERTADSVAGD
- a CDS encoding ATP-binding protein; protein product: MRENRHLSANGARRGIEALGWLYVVVAAARALVQFDRGVPVGNVLIVTLLIAGPGFVLVYGSYWVSRSDIDGEFYPDVVRWCLAGFGTMAGILLLYHLQPDGSVSNPGTAPPILTALSTAAGFAVGVYDARAKTRTRELERRNRQLERTQTELEETIQRLEEANTMLGESNERLDRYRQYTDHVLDAIHDVFYVLEADGSLERWNRSLCEVTGYSNADVATMNAVEFVAEDDRDLIANAIADGFETGSIQVEASLLTKEGDRIPYEFAASTLETPDGDRVLAGVGRDISDRKERERVLEHRARQQQVVADLGQFALETDDIDELMREATRQVAAVLDTDYCKVLDLDERGDALLLRQGVGWQDGLVGTETVSADEADSQAAYTLANDHPIVVEDLETETRFGGPELLTNHDVRSGISTVIGPFDEPWGILGVHDTDSRSFTDEDVTFVQSVANVLAEAIERQQYRTELEELIADLEVSNERLEQFAYAASHDLQEPLRMVSTYLQLIERRYGDELDDEGTEFLEYAVDGADRMRDMIEGLLQYSRVETRGDAFEPVDMDAVLENVRENLQVTIDRTDAEITAESLPRVVGDAGQLQQVLQNLLSNAIEYSGPESPRIHVGAERNGTQWTVSVADDGIGIDPADQERIFEVFQRLHSRETHAGTGIGLALCERIVERHGGEIWVESDPGEGATFSFTVPAVEPESTRERRGERGDETDIRDSPVGERRQ